The Clostridiaceae bacterium HFYG-1003 genome includes a window with the following:
- a CDS encoding ABC transporter ATP-binding protein produces the protein MKLILEHLSKSFGENHVLQSIDFSFEKGQIYALLGRNGSGKTTLFNLIAGELGKNDGKVLIEQDGIRRPLQPDDLFFMVANPTLPNFLTGCEFIDFFKDVNRREGQTLKSTDEYMDWIGFEESEKHRLIQGYSLGMKNKLQMLMFMILQPSIILMDEPLTSLDVVMQLRIKNLIRSIHQNHIILFSTHILQLATDLCDEIVILNQGRLTQVEEGLLNDAAFEERIIRILSEEAPLPVESPRGILGLPANPIPPKSGEPSLTDLAGQPTEV, from the coding sequence ATGAAACTCATTCTTGAACATCTCTCGAAGTCATTTGGCGAAAACCATGTACTCCAATCCATCGATTTTTCCTTTGAGAAAGGCCAGATTTATGCACTGCTGGGCCGCAATGGCTCTGGAAAAACCACGCTGTTCAATCTGATCGCAGGAGAACTGGGGAAGAATGACGGCAAGGTGCTGATCGAGCAGGACGGCATTCGACGTCCGCTGCAGCCCGACGATCTGTTTTTCATGGTGGCCAATCCCACCCTGCCTAATTTTCTGACCGGCTGCGAATTCATCGATTTCTTCAAGGATGTCAATCGCCGGGAAGGTCAGACCCTGAAATCCACCGATGAGTATATGGACTGGATCGGCTTTGAGGAATCCGAAAAGCATCGCCTGATCCAGGGCTATTCCCTGGGCATGAAGAACAAGCTCCAAATGCTGATGTTCATGATCCTGCAGCCGTCCATCATTCTCATGGATGAACCTTTGACCAGCCTGGATGTTGTCATGCAGCTGCGGATCAAGAACCTGATCCGGTCCATCCATCAGAACCACATCATTCTGTTTTCCACCCACATCCTGCAGCTGGCCACGGATCTGTGCGATGAAATTGTCATTCTCAATCAGGGCCGGCTGACCCAGGTGGAAGAAGGACTGCTGAATGATGCTGCGTTTGAAGAGCGGATTATCCGGATCCTGTCCGAAGAAGCCCCTCTTCCGGTGGAATCTCCCCGGGGTATACTGGGTCTTCCAGCAAACCCGATCCCGCCAAAGTCCGGAGAACCTTCCCTGACCGATCTGGCCGGACAACCCACCGAGGTCTGA
- a CDS encoding ISL3 family transposase, which translates to MNYTQDEQANTITDYQNYLHIPSSLIGFTNTHSSQHTAVSGKSVIQFHGVLKLDDTDRACPNCGGFMHINNTSSCSLWHLNFGHTYTSLEFDKNQLLCPTCGITRVQQVPFQAQGHRISQPLLQYTRDLLAIGTYNLKQVAEITGLGKNTVKAIDLKRLEEMYTLDGKLTKPQRQAKYLSIDEFKLHRGHQYATHIIDIETGHILWIAHGKRKQVVYDFIEHVGLEWMDGVEAVASDMNSDFQEAFEEKCPHIQPVFDHFHIVKNFNDKVVAEVRKDEQRRLQAEGDYKAAESLKRTRYILMSSRETLQRKDLEAVQGKPLSKGGTLFPKAMITRCPGSEEKYDQLIQDNQLLLTLDLIKVMLSEAYKAASEPEMAVLITEIMEVCYASRNDHLRWFGRLMDRHFEGIIAFATYRISNGQIEGINNKIKTLRRQGYGYPDDEYFFLKLFDMSRKTYVRNPPSHRIYD; encoded by the coding sequence ATGAATTATACACAGGATGAACAAGCTAATACAATCACTGATTACCAAAATTATCTGCACATCCCTTCGTCTCTTATTGGGTTTACTAATACGCATAGTTCACAGCATACTGCCGTTTCCGGTAAAAGTGTGATCCAGTTTCATGGAGTCCTCAAGCTAGATGACACCGATCGCGCCTGCCCCAACTGCGGGGGCTTCATGCACATTAACAATACGTCCTCATGTAGTCTTTGGCACCTGAACTTCGGGCACACTTATACTTCCCTGGAATTCGACAAGAATCAATTACTGTGCCCAACCTGCGGGATCACCAGAGTCCAACAGGTGCCCTTTCAGGCACAAGGTCATCGGATCTCGCAACCACTTTTGCAATACACTAGGGATCTTCTCGCCATCGGAACCTACAACCTCAAGCAAGTCGCTGAGATTACTGGTCTTGGCAAGAACACAGTCAAAGCGATCGACTTGAAACGCCTGGAGGAAATGTACACCCTGGACGGAAAGCTCACCAAGCCCCAGAGGCAGGCAAAGTACCTCAGTATCGACGAATTCAAGCTTCACCGAGGCCACCAGTACGCCACCCACATCATCGACATAGAGACGGGCCATATTCTCTGGATTGCCCACGGCAAGCGCAAGCAGGTCGTCTATGACTTCATTGAGCACGTCGGTCTTGAGTGGATGGACGGGGTTGAGGCAGTCGCCTCTGACATGAACTCAGATTTCCAAGAAGCCTTTGAGGAAAAGTGCCCTCATATCCAGCCGGTCTTCGACCACTTCCACATCGTCAAAAACTTCAATGACAAAGTAGTCGCTGAAGTGCGCAAAGACGAGCAGAGACGTCTCCAGGCCGAGGGCGACTACAAAGCCGCTGAGTCCCTCAAGCGGACCCGGTATATCCTGATGTCATCCCGGGAGACGCTGCAGCGCAAAGACCTGGAGGCTGTGCAGGGCAAGCCCTTGTCCAAAGGCGGCACTCTCTTCCCAAAGGCGATGATTACGCGCTGTCCAGGCAGTGAGGAGAAGTACGACCAGCTTATCCAGGACAATCAGCTTCTGCTCACGTTGGATCTCATCAAAGTGATGCTATCGGAGGCTTACAAGGCCGCCAGTGAGCCGGAGATGGCCGTTCTGATAACTGAGATCATGGAAGTATGCTATGCTTCGAGAAATGACCACCTACGCTGGTTTGGGCGCCTGATGGACCGACACTTTGAAGGGATCATTGCATTTGCGACCTACCGGATCTCTAACGGTCAGATCGAGGGGATCAATAACAAGATCAAGACACTACGACGCCAAGGTTATGGCTATCCAGACGATGAATACTTCTTCCTCAAGTTATTCGATATGAGTCGTAAAACTTACGTAAGGAATCCACCATCCCACAGAATTTATGATTGA
- a CDS encoding GNAT family N-acetyltransferase produces MADKVRQGRPEDLESWMDLVQAVHEEFPGLESPEAIREHRETVRKFMGRGEALCLSEQGVVVGVLLYSSKRSMICCLAVHPECRGRGIGIKLLSAVLGQLDRTKDITVSTFRAEDTKGVAARRLYARFGFQPGELTTEFDYPNQVFRLEAEQRPNESLAGPA; encoded by the coding sequence ATGGCAGATAAGGTGAGACAGGGAAGGCCGGAGGACCTGGAATCGTGGATGGACCTGGTTCAGGCAGTCCATGAGGAGTTTCCCGGGCTGGAATCCCCGGAGGCGATCCGGGAGCACCGCGAGACGGTCCGGAAGTTTATGGGTCGCGGGGAGGCGCTGTGTCTATCCGAGCAAGGCGTTGTGGTGGGCGTGCTGCTCTATTCCTCGAAGCGCAGCATGATTTGTTGTCTGGCTGTTCATCCGGAGTGCCGCGGACGGGGAATCGGGATCAAGCTCCTGAGCGCAGTCCTTGGCCAGTTGGACAGAACAAAGGACATTACCGTGTCGACCTTTCGGGCGGAGGATACCAAAGGCGTGGCTGCGCGAAGGCTTTATGCTCGATTCGGGTTTCAGCCGGGGGAGCTGACAACGGAGTTTGATTATCCCAATCAGGTATTCCGGCTGGAAGCGGAACAGCGTCCGAACGAATCGCTGGCTGGTCCGGCTTGA
- the lysS gene encoding lysine--tRNA ligase, which produces MSNEEMKDLELHEIEAKLSEQEGLRREKLFELQQEGKDPFQVYRVERTHTTQQIRDEYEQVEGKEVSIAGRLLSKRGQGKVIFADVYDREGKMQLFVKLDNVGEDQLKFFKTLDLGDWLFVKGAPFTTKTGEISVLVEEFQLIAKSVKPLPDKWHGLKDPDLRYRRREVDIISNPEVKETFLKRSRIISEIRRFLDDRGYLEVETPILSSIAGGAAARPFTTHHNSLDIDMYLRIATELYLKRLIVAGFEKVYDMGKNFRNEGIDYKHNPEFTMIELYEAFADYTDMMDLVEELVSSVALKVTGSMVINYQGKEIDLTPPWRRVSMADLVREHAGIDFDQIQSDEEAQAIAKSHHLEDEMKKDLKAYTKGEILNLLFEKYAEKSLIQPTLVTDYPVEISPLTKGKRGNPALTERFEGFINASEICNAYSELNDPIIQRQRFEQQARERDLGDDEAYVIDEEFMSALETGMPPTGGMGIGIDRIIMFLTDSASIRDVILFPTMKPLA; this is translated from the coding sequence GTGTCGAATGAGGAAATGAAGGATTTAGAACTTCACGAAATTGAAGCAAAGCTCTCCGAGCAGGAAGGCCTGAGACGGGAAAAGCTGTTTGAGCTTCAACAGGAAGGAAAGGATCCCTTCCAGGTTTATCGAGTAGAAAGAACGCATACAACCCAGCAGATCCGGGACGAATACGAGCAGGTGGAGGGAAAGGAAGTGTCCATTGCCGGACGCCTTTTATCCAAACGCGGACAGGGCAAGGTGATCTTTGCGGATGTCTATGACCGGGAAGGGAAAATGCAGCTTTTTGTCAAACTGGATAACGTGGGAGAAGATCAGCTCAAATTCTTCAAGACACTGGATCTGGGCGACTGGCTTTTTGTCAAGGGAGCGCCCTTTACCACCAAAACCGGAGAAATCTCCGTCCTGGTGGAGGAGTTCCAGCTCATTGCCAAGTCCGTCAAACCCCTGCCGGACAAATGGCACGGCCTGAAGGATCCGGATTTAAGATACCGCCGCCGGGAAGTCGACATCATTTCCAATCCGGAAGTGAAAGAAACCTTCCTCAAGCGCAGCCGGATCATATCCGAAATCCGCCGCTTCCTGGATGACCGGGGCTATCTGGAAGTAGAAACGCCGATCCTGTCCTCCATCGCCGGCGGCGCGGCAGCCCGTCCCTTTACGACCCATCATAACTCCCTGGATATTGATATGTACCTGCGGATCGCAACGGAGCTCTATCTGAAGCGACTGATTGTCGCCGGCTTCGAGAAAGTCTATGATATGGGCAAGAACTTCCGCAACGAAGGCATTGACTACAAGCACAATCCCGAATTTACCATGATCGAGCTGTATGAGGCTTTCGCTGACTACACCGACATGATGGACCTGGTGGAAGAGCTCGTATCCTCCGTGGCTCTGAAGGTTACCGGTTCCATGGTAATCAATTATCAGGGCAAGGAAATCGATCTGACTCCGCCCTGGCGCCGAGTCTCCATGGCTGATCTGGTCAGGGAGCATGCAGGCATCGATTTTGATCAGATTCAGTCCGATGAGGAAGCTCAGGCCATTGCCAAGTCGCATCATCTGGAAGACGAAATGAAGAAGGATCTGAAAGCCTACACCAAGGGCGAGATCCTCAACCTCCTGTTTGAAAAATACGCGGAGAAGAGCCTGATTCAGCCAACTCTGGTAACGGATTATCCAGTGGAGATTTCTCCGCTTACCAAGGGCAAGCGGGGTAACCCGGCTCTGACCGAGCGCTTCGAAGGCTTTATCAACGCCAGCGAAATCTGCAACGCTTACTCCGAACTCAACGATCCCATCATCCAGCGCCAGCGCTTTGAGCAGCAGGCCCGGGAGCGTGATCTGGGAGATGACGAAGCATATGTCATTGACGAGGAATTCATGTCAGCCCTGGAAACAGGCATGCCCCCCACCGGCGGCATGGGCATCGGCATCGACCGGATTATCATGTTCCTGACGGACTCCGCATCCATCCGTGATGTCATCCTGTTCCCCACGATGAAGCCCTTGGCATAG
- the greA gene encoding transcription elongation factor GreA, with protein MSELKKHFMTYEGVKKLEEELEFLKTVKRKEITEKIKVALGFGDLSENAEYTEAKNEQAFVEGRIVQLENLLKNTDVVDESELPKGIVNIGCKVKVKDFDLDETIEYYIVGSAEADPINDKISNESPVGKALMGKKKNDTVEAQTPNGVIKMKIMAISRA; from the coding sequence ATGAGCGAACTGAAAAAACACTTCATGACCTACGAAGGCGTCAAAAAGCTGGAGGAGGAACTGGAATTTCTCAAAACCGTCAAGCGCAAGGAAATCACGGAGAAGATCAAAGTGGCCCTGGGCTTTGGCGATTTGTCGGAAAATGCGGAATATACCGAAGCCAAGAACGAGCAGGCTTTCGTGGAAGGCCGGATTGTTCAGCTGGAAAATCTGCTGAAGAACACCGATGTGGTGGATGAATCCGAACTGCCCAAGGGAATTGTCAACATTGGCTGCAAAGTCAAGGTAAAAGACTTTGACCTCGACGAAACCATCGAGTATTATATAGTAGGCTCCGCTGAAGCGGACCCGATCAATGACAAGATTTCCAATGAAAGCCCGGTCGGAAAAGCTCTGATGGGCAAGAAGAAGAATGATACGGTAGAGGCCCAGACGCCCAATGGCGTCATTAAGATGAAGATCATGGCCATCTCCCGCGCATAA
- the dusB gene encoding tRNA dihydrouridine synthase DusB, with product MAPLAGVTDRTFRGILTEQGADLTFTEMVSAKALHYQNENTRQLLRLAPNQSTIAVQLFGSDPDILAEIAASFEDRPEILLIDINMGCPAPKIVKNGEGSALMLDPERAQAILRAVTERTTKPVTCKFRRGYGMGQETALDFALRMEDAGASMITIHGRFRDQFYSGTSDRDIIRRVKQAVRIPVIGNGDIFTGRDAREMLETTGCDGIMVARGALGNPFIFQEIKAALDGRPYERPSAREILAMAARHLTGAIEDMGEFIGVREMRKHLGWYLKGMRGASHFRDRMNRAETGEEVIALLTELEALQSVPGSGPEAM from the coding sequence ATGGCTCCTCTGGCCGGGGTAACGGACCGGACGTTTCGGGGCATCCTGACAGAACAGGGCGCGGATCTGACCTTTACCGAGATGGTCAGTGCCAAGGCACTGCACTATCAGAATGAGAACACCCGGCAGCTGCTGCGGCTGGCCCCCAATCAGTCGACCATTGCGGTCCAGCTGTTCGGCAGCGATCCGGACATCCTGGCTGAAATCGCCGCATCGTTTGAAGATCGGCCGGAGATTCTGCTGATTGACATCAATATGGGCTGCCCGGCCCCGAAGATCGTCAAAAACGGAGAAGGCTCGGCACTGATGCTGGATCCGGAGCGGGCTCAGGCGATCCTGCGGGCGGTAACGGAGCGCACCACAAAGCCGGTCACCTGCAAATTCCGCCGCGGTTACGGCATGGGTCAGGAAACAGCCCTGGATTTCGCGCTGCGCATGGAAGACGCGGGAGCCTCTATGATCACCATTCACGGCCGCTTCCGGGACCAGTTTTACTCGGGAACCAGCGACCGGGACATCATCCGGCGGGTGAAACAGGCTGTCCGGATTCCGGTCATCGGCAACGGGGATATCTTCACCGGCCGGGATGCCCGCGAGATGCTGGAGACGACCGGCTGCGACGGCATCATGGTCGCCCGGGGAGCTCTGGGCAATCCGTTTATCTTCCAGGAGATCAAGGCCGCGCTGGATGGCCGCCCCTATGAACGCCCATCCGCCCGGGAGATCCTGGCCATGGCTGCCCGACATCTGACGGGCGCCATTGAGGATATGGGCGAATTCATCGGCGTCCGGGAAATGCGCAAGCATCTGGGATGGTATCTCAAGGGCATGCGCGGGGCCTCACACTTCCGTGACCGGATGAACCGGGCGGAGACCGGAGAAGAAGTCATTGCCCTTTTAACAGAGCTGGAAGCCCTCCAGAGCGTGCCGGGATCCGGTCCGGAAGCCATGTAA
- a CDS encoding NADPH:quinone reductase, translating to MKAIRVHQYAIENPMILENLPEPVPQTGQVRIRLEHAGINPNETYVMTGTYAFFTPPLPFTPGFDGAGTIDAVGPGVTAFSPGDRVWLAGFLDPANTGTYAEQAVASQEYVHPLPDSVSFAQGAALGIPALAAYRAIYLRGEVRPGQTVLIHGASGGVGLLAIQMAKALGAKVIGTASSEEGRELIRTQGADYAMDHLTRENLPELAEWTGQRGPDVIIEFLANRNLALDMEIIDPYGKIVVVGSRGPIEINPRLLMGKDSDIRGLGIPNYTALQQQEALAAISRLLTEGRLRPVIGRHFTLEEANEAHQVILNQKTLGKLVFDLNQSDPQHK from the coding sequence GTGAAAGCAATCCGCGTCCACCAGTATGCCATTGAGAATCCCATGATCCTGGAGAACCTTCCAGAACCGGTCCCCCAGACCGGCCAGGTCCGAATCCGGCTGGAACATGCCGGCATCAATCCCAATGAAACCTACGTCATGACCGGCACCTATGCTTTTTTCACGCCGCCGCTGCCCTTTACCCCGGGTTTTGACGGAGCCGGTACGATTGACGCGGTAGGTCCCGGCGTCACCGCCTTTTCGCCCGGAGACCGGGTCTGGCTGGCTGGATTCCTGGATCCGGCCAACACCGGGACTTATGCCGAACAGGCAGTCGCCAGCCAGGAGTATGTCCATCCCCTGCCTGATTCAGTCAGCTTTGCGCAGGGCGCTGCCCTGGGCATTCCGGCCTTGGCCGCCTACCGCGCCATTTATCTGCGGGGCGAAGTTCGCCCGGGACAGACCGTCCTGATTCACGGAGCCAGCGGCGGAGTCGGACTCCTGGCGATCCAGATGGCCAAGGCTCTGGGGGCAAAAGTAATCGGAACGGCCTCCTCCGAGGAAGGCAGGGAGCTCATCCGGACCCAGGGAGCGGATTATGCCATGGACCATCTGACCCGGGAAAATCTGCCTGAACTGGCCGAATGGACGGGACAGCGCGGTCCCGATGTCATCATCGAGTTCCTGGCAAACCGCAATCTGGCCCTGGACATGGAAATCATCGATCCATATGGAAAAATTGTCGTGGTCGGCAGCCGCGGTCCCATTGAAATCAACCCCCGCCTCCTGATGGGCAAGGACTCCGACATCCGGGGCCTGGGCATTCCCAATTACACCGCGCTGCAGCAGCAGGAAGCCCTGGCCGCCATCAGCCGTCTCCTGACCGAAGGCCGGCTCCGCCCGGTGATTGGCCGTCATTTCACATTGGAAGAAGCCAATGAAGCCCACCAAGTGATCCTTAATCAGAAAACCCTGGGCAAGCTGGTTTTCGATCTGAATCAGTCGGATCCCCAACATAAATAA
- a CDS encoding SHOCT domain-containing protein, whose amino-acid sequence MDRRPYWPALPGILVGLVFVGIGATQLIPMLSIPSGAPLLFQLFPILWIGIAILITIQNVLIFLRGPRSRYGMNPPSQYPMGQDPAWPNQGYIKDDLPPAQDSPPSPAARLLELDEMRRNSLITLEEYNQKKAEILREL is encoded by the coding sequence ATGGATCGACGGCCCTACTGGCCCGCCCTCCCCGGTATTCTGGTGGGCCTCGTCTTTGTGGGCATCGGCGCAACTCAGCTGATCCCCATGCTCTCCATCCCTTCAGGAGCACCCCTCCTGTTCCAGCTGTTCCCAATTCTGTGGATCGGAATCGCGATTCTGATCACCATTCAGAATGTCCTGATCTTTTTGCGCGGTCCCCGCAGCCGCTATGGGATGAATCCTCCATCACAGTATCCCATGGGACAGGATCCTGCCTGGCCCAACCAGGGCTATATCAAGGACGACCTCCCCCCCGCTCAGGATTCTCCTCCCTCCCCTGCCGCCCGACTCCTGGAACTGGATGAAATGCGCCGCAACAGCCTGATCACCCTGGAGGAATACAATCAGAAGAAAGCCGAAATCCTCCGGGAGCTGTAG
- a CDS encoding formate--tetrahydrofolate ligase, protein MLSDIQIAQQTKMDPIVDVAAKIGLGPDDLDMYGKYKAKITIEALKKLQDKPDGKLILVTAINPTPAGEGKSTTTVGLGQALNRLGKKTVIALREPSLGPVFGVKGGAAGGGYSQVVPMEDINLHFTGDFHAITSANNLICALIDNHIHQGNALRIDQKKITFKRVMDMNDRNLREVVVGLGSKGNGFVRQDGFMITVASEIMAILCLSEDLEDLKHRVGEIVIGYNLDGKPVYAKELKCEGAVALLMKDAIAPNLVQTLENTPALIHGGPFANIAHGCNSIIATKAALKLGEYAVTEAGFGADLGAEKFLDIKCRFGGLKPSAVVVVATVRALKHHGGAKKDEYGVENVELLKKGIVNLEKQVENVRKFGLEPIIAINRFASDTDAELKYIEDFCNANNVRVALTEVFAKGGEGGEELGKKVIELVESVEAGYTPIYDVEESIEAKINKIVTEIYGANKAVFTSAALKQVRELEANGMDKKPICMAKTQYSLSDDPALLGRPQNFDVTIREVRVSNGAGFIVVLTGDVMIMPGLPKVPAAERMDITPDGEITGLF, encoded by the coding sequence ATGTTATCAGACATCCAGATTGCTCAGCAAACAAAGATGGATCCGATTGTAGACGTGGCCGCCAAGATCGGACTTGGACCGGACGATCTCGATATGTATGGCAAGTACAAAGCCAAGATTACCATCGAAGCTCTTAAGAAGCTTCAGGACAAGCCGGACGGAAAACTGATCCTGGTTACGGCGATCAACCCGACCCCGGCCGGTGAAGGCAAGTCCACCACCACAGTTGGTCTGGGCCAGGCACTCAACCGCCTTGGCAAGAAAACGGTTATCGCACTGAGAGAGCCCTCCCTGGGACCGGTCTTTGGCGTTAAGGGCGGAGCAGCTGGCGGCGGATATTCTCAGGTCGTTCCGATGGAAGACATCAACCTGCACTTCACCGGAGACTTCCATGCCATTACTTCAGCCAACAACCTGATCTGCGCCCTCATTGACAACCACATTCACCAGGGCAACGCGCTGCGCATTGACCAGAAGAAGATCACCTTCAAGCGCGTTATGGATATGAATGACCGCAACCTGCGCGAGGTAGTCGTTGGACTGGGAAGCAAAGGCAACGGTTTTGTCCGTCAGGACGGCTTCATGATCACGGTTGCTTCCGAAATCATGGCGATCCTGTGCCTGTCTGAGGACCTGGAAGACCTCAAGCACCGCGTCGGCGAAATCGTTATTGGCTACAACCTGGACGGAAAGCCGGTTTATGCCAAGGAACTCAAATGTGAAGGCGCTGTGGCTCTTCTGATGAAGGACGCCATTGCTCCGAACCTGGTTCAGACCCTGGAAAATACCCCGGCTCTGATTCACGGCGGCCCCTTCGCCAACATCGCTCACGGCTGCAACTCCATCATTGCAACCAAGGCAGCTCTGAAGCTGGGTGAGTATGCGGTAACCGAAGCTGGTTTCGGCGCTGACCTGGGAGCTGAAAAATTCCTCGACATCAAGTGCCGCTTCGGCGGACTCAAGCCATCCGCAGTCGTTGTCGTGGCAACGGTTCGTGCCCTGAAGCATCACGGCGGCGCCAAGAAGGATGAATACGGCGTAGAAAATGTCGAACTTCTCAAGAAGGGTATTGTCAACCTCGAAAAGCAGGTTGAGAACGTCCGCAAGTTTGGCCTGGAGCCGATCATTGCCATCAACCGGTTCGCTTCTGACACCGATGCCGAACTCAAATACATCGAAGACTTCTGCAACGCCAACAATGTCCGCGTAGCTCTGACCGAAGTATTCGCCAAGGGCGGAGAAGGCGGCGAAGAACTGGGCAAGAAGGTCATTGAGCTGGTCGAAAGCGTGGAAGCCGGATACACTCCCATTTATGATGTGGAAGAATCCATCGAAGCCAAGATCAACAAGATCGTCACCGAAATCTATGGCGCCAACAAGGCAGTGTTCACCTCCGCCGCTCTGAAGCAGGTCCGTGAACTGGAAGCCAACGGCATGGACAAGAAGCCGATCTGTATGGCCAAGACCCAGTACTCCCTGTCCGATGACCCGGCACTGCTGGGACGTCCGCAGAACTTCGACGTGACAATCCGTGAAGTCCGTGTATCCAACGGAGCCGGATTCATCGTTGTCCTCACCGGAGACGTCATGATCATGCCCGGACTGCCCAAAGTTCCGGCCGCTGAACGCATGGATATCACACCGGACGGAGAAATCACCGGTCTGTTCTAA
- a CDS encoding thioesterase family protein, producing the protein MGLEAGMKHTTQITAAPQHSAAALGSGDLEVLGTPALIAFLESNCKDSVRSFLPEGSTTVGIHLNFDHLKASPIGAQITCTSEVTEVKGRLIHFRIQAESGEHIIGEGTHIRAVVDRERFLAGLNH; encoded by the coding sequence ATGGGACTGGAAGCCGGAATGAAACATACAACCCAAATCACCGCAGCACCGCAGCATTCTGCGGCAGCACTGGGATCAGGGGATCTTGAAGTACTGGGAACACCGGCTCTGATCGCATTCTTAGAATCAAACTGCAAGGACTCGGTCCGGTCGTTTCTGCCGGAGGGTTCAACCACCGTCGGAATTCACCTGAACTTCGACCACCTCAAGGCTTCGCCCATCGGAGCGCAGATTACCTGCACCTCCGAGGTGACTGAAGTCAAAGGACGCCTGATTCATTTCAGGATTCAGGCCGAATCAGGAGAACACATCATCGGGGAAGGGACCCATATCCGCGCAGTCGTTGACCGTGAACGCTTTTTGGCAGGATTGAACCATTAG